TGACCACGCAGATGGCTTTGAACCTGCTGGCGGTCAACGATTTCGACGGCGCCCGCACCGCAATCAAGAAGACGCACGAACGTGAAGCGGTGATCGCCGACCTGCGCGACAAGGAATACCTCAAGAGCGAAGAGGAAGCCGAGAAAGAAGGCATCAAGACCGAGTACAAGGACTTGCAGGGCTACCCGGTCGCCAGCCTCGACGCGCCGGAAGTGGTCAGTCTGAAAAACAGCTACCAGAGTGCGTTCAGCCACTACCTGGCCGGTTTCGTCTATGAAGCCCTGGGCGAGAAAGACCTCGCTGCGCCGGGCTATCGCAAGGCTGCCGAACTGCGCCCGAACACGCCGCTGCTGGAGCAGGCGCTGGTCAACCTCGACAAGCCGGTCAAGAGCGACGACAGCGACATCCTGATCGTGGTGCAAAGCGGTCTGGCGCCGGCCCGCGATTCGATCCGCGTGCCGTTGCCGCTGCCAATCTCCAACAACGTGGTGATCACCCCGCTGTCGTTCCCGATCATCAAGCCTGACACCTCCACCGCGCCGTTCGCGCAGATCGGTGTCGATGGCCAACAGGTCGACCTGACCGCACTGAACAGCACCACCGCCATGTCCCGCCGCGCCCTGCGCGATGACATGCCGGGGATCATCCTGCGCACCACCGTGCGCGCGATCACCAAAGGCGTGGCGCAGAAGAAGATCAACGAAACCAACCCGCTGGCCGGTCTGGCGGTCGGTATTTCTTCAGCTGTGCTCGAAGGTGCCGATACCCGTACATGGCGCACCCTGCCGGACACCACTCAAGTGGTCCGTCTGCGCCTGAAAAAGGGTGAGCACCAGGTTACTCTGCCGAGCGCCGTCGGTGGCTCTCAGGTCAAGGTGACCGTCGATCAGCGTTACCAGGTGATCACCCTGCGCGCCGTCGGCAATCAGGTATTCGCCGCCGGCCTCGCCGCCCACGTGACCCCGAGTGCTGGCGCCACCGCCGTGGCCAGCCTCAAACAACCTTAAGAACGGAGTCTTTGCATGCGCTTCAAACTCATCGCCGTCGCCGCCCTCGCCCTTTTGGCGAGCGGCTGCGCCACCCCGCCACCACCTGAGCCGGGCAGCGCCGCGAGCAAGGTCGTGGCCATGGGCCCGCAGAAACACATCGTGGTCGGCGCGATGCGCGTAGCCCGCGAAAACGGCTTCATGACCGTCAACGTGCAGTTGAGCAACACCCTCAACAGCAACAAGACGTTCTACTACCGCTTCGCCTGGCTCGGCGCGGAGGGTTTCCCGATCGCCGAAGAAGAAGTCTGGAAGAGCCAGATGATGTACGGCGCCCAGACCAGCTTCATCCAGGGCATCGCCCCGACGCCGAAAGCCGTGGACTTCCGTCTGGAACTCAAGACGCCGTAAGCCCGACACCCTATTCCCGATTCAGAGAGCATTCCCATGTTTGCACGCTTTTCCTTCATCGCCGTCCTCGCCCTGCTGGCCTCCGGTTGCGCCAACACTTCGCCGACCCTGGGCAGCAAGAACATCAGCTACGGCGACACCAAGGCCGTTGAAACCGTGACCAACGAGTTCGGTTCCACCGACCTGCAGATGATCGCAGAGTCGATGACCCGTTCCCTGGCCCAGTCCGGCATCCTGCAGGGCCGCCCTGTGGTGCAGGTCTACGACGTGAAGAACAAGACCAGCGAATACATCGACACCCGCGAAATCACCACCAGCATCAAGACCCAGCTGATGAAGTCCGGCACCGCCCGTTTCGCCAGCGACAACACCGCGATGCAGAGCCAGGTCGACCAGCTCAAGCTGCAAAACCAGAGCGGTCTGTACAAGAAGAGCACCGTGGCCAAGACTGGCAACATGATCGCTGCCAAATACCGTCTTGAAGGTTCGATCAGCTCGATCGTCAAGCGCAGCAGCGACTACAAGGACGTCTTCTACAAATTCAGCCTGCAACTGATCGACGTTGAAAGCGGTCTGGCCGAGTGGATGGACGAGAAAGAGATCCGCAAAACCACGGAGCGTTAATCGATGCGCACATGGATTGGCATGATGGCCCTGGCTTGCGCGTTCAGCGTGCAAGCGGCCCCGAAAGTCGCGGTCACGGATCTGGCGTACCAGGAGCGCGTGGAGCAATACATCCACATCGTTTCGGCCCAGAGCAATTACCGCGAGGGTTATTACAGCGCCAGTGGGTCTTCGAGCTATAACGAGCTCGAAGCCACCACCAGCTACATCGAACAGACCGAACTGCGTAAGTTCACCGGCGACATCAAGGGTGAAATCCTGCGCACCGGCATGTTCCAGCTGGTGCAGGGCACGCCGTACACCGCGTCCTCCAAGGGCGATGTCTACGACGTGATCAAGCGGATCAAGGCCGGCAACTTCAAGGGTGCCGACTACGTGCTGTTCGGCACCGTGTCGGACATCGACTTCACCCAGGACGTGAACGAGCTGGCGAACACCGACAGTTATTCCGCCGTGCTGGGCCTGACGCTGGTGGCTGACTTCAGCCTGATCAACACCAAGACCTTCGAAATCACCTCGGCCTTTACGGCGATGGGTGAGGCGCAGGACACCAAGCTGGTGAACCACCGCGACATCAAGATCTCG
The window above is part of the Pseudomonas fluorescens genome. Proteins encoded here:
- a CDS encoding penicillin-binding protein activator LpoB, coding for MRTWIGMMALACAFSVQAAPKVAVTDLAYQERVEQYIHIVSAQSNYREGYYSASGSSSYNELEATTSYIEQTELRKFTGDIKGEILRTGMFQLVQGTPYTASSKGDVYDVIKRIKAGNFKGADYVLFGTVSDIDFTQDVNELANTDSYSAVLGLTLVADFSLINTKTFEITSAFTAMGEAQDTKLVNHRDIKISLNRPRVVRDVSKALGEDVAGQLSMQLGGGGYEQPREPQQRNNLPRDTAPVILR
- a CDS encoding COG3014 family protein → MAFRAPTLIALSAVTLLSGCSAFRNYDSELAQTNQQLATGNVDAALTLLEKNNTGPDKDLLYYFEKGELLRAKGDLSGSQNAWTSADQVVGKWEDSVKLDTDKYLAQFGSFLVNDKVRRYEGYDYEKVMLTTQMALNLLAVNDFDGARTAIKKTHEREAVIADLRDKEYLKSEEEAEKEGIKTEYKDLQGYPVASLDAPEVVSLKNSYQSAFSHYLAGFVYEALGEKDLAAPGYRKAAELRPNTPLLEQALVNLDKPVKSDDSDILIVVQSGLAPARDSIRVPLPLPISNNVVITPLSFPIIKPDTSTAPFAQIGVDGQQVDLTALNSTTAMSRRALRDDMPGIILRTTVRAITKGVAQKKINETNPLAGLAVGISSAVLEGADTRTWRTLPDTTQVVRLRLKKGEHQVTLPSAVGGSQVKVTVDQRYQVITLRAVGNQVFAAGLAAHVTPSAGATAVASLKQP
- a CDS encoding YcfL family protein; translated protein: MRFKLIAVAALALLASGCATPPPPEPGSAASKVVAMGPQKHIVVGAMRVARENGFMTVNVQLSNTLNSNKTFYYRFAWLGAEGFPIAEEEVWKSQMMYGAQTSFIQGIAPTPKAVDFRLELKTP
- the lpoB gene encoding penicillin-binding protein activator LpoB, which codes for MFARFSFIAVLALLASGCANTSPTLGSKNISYGDTKAVETVTNEFGSTDLQMIAESMTRSLAQSGILQGRPVVQVYDVKNKTSEYIDTREITTSIKTQLMKSGTARFASDNTAMQSQVDQLKLQNQSGLYKKSTVAKTGNMIAAKYRLEGSISSIVKRSSDYKDVFYKFSLQLIDVESGLAEWMDEKEIRKTTER